A genomic region of Chionomys nivalis chromosome 12, mChiNiv1.1, whole genome shotgun sequence contains the following coding sequences:
- the Shisa2 gene encoding protein shisa-2 homolog: protein MWGGRGSPVTSSGHRASLLQLLLAALLAAGARASGEYCHGWLDAQGVWRMGFQCPERFDGGDATICCGSCALRYCCSSAEARLDQGGCDNDRQQGVGEPGRTDREGPDSSAVPIYVPFLIVGSVFVAFIILGSLVAACCCRCLRPKQDPQQSRAPGGNRLMETIPMIPSASTSRGSSSRQSSTAASSSSSANSGARAPPTRSQTNCCLPEGTMNNVYVNMPTNFSVLNCQQATQIVPHQGQYLHTPYVGYAVQHDSVPMTPVPPFMDGLQPGYRQVQPSFAHTNSEQKMYPAVTV, encoded by the exons ATGTGGGGCGGACGCGGCTCACCCGTCACCTCTTCTGGGCACCGCGCGtcgctgctgcagctgctgctggcgGCGCTGCTGGCGGCGGGGGCGCGGGCCAGCGGCGAGTACTGCCACGGCTGGCTGGACGCGCAGGGCGTCTGGCGCATGGGCTTCCAGTGCCCCGAGCGCTTCGACGGTGGCGACGCTACCATCTGCTGCGGCAGCTGTGCGCTGCGCTACTGCTGCTCCAGCGCTGAGGCGCGCCTGGACCAAGGAGGCTGTGACAACGACCGCCAGCAGGGTGTGGGGGAGCCTGGCCGGACAGACAGAGAAGGCCCAGACAGCTCGGCAG tccccatctaTGTGCCTTTTCTCATCGTCGGCTCTGTGTTCGTCGCCTTCATCATCCTCGGGTCTCTCGTAGCTGCGTGCTGTTGCAGATGCCTCCGGCCAAAGCAGGATCCCCAGCAGAGCCGAGCCCCAGGGGGCAACCGCCTGATGGAGACCATCCCCATGATCCCCAGCGCCAGCACGTCCCGGGGGTCATCCTCTCGGCAATCCAGCACAGCTGCCAGTTCCAGCTCCAGCGCGAACTCGGGGGCCCGCGCTCCCCCAACCAGATCACAGACCAACTGCTGCTTGCCCGAGGGAACCATGAACAATGTGTACGTCAACATGCCCACAAACTTCTCTGTCCTGAACTGTCAGCAGGCTACCCAGATTGTCCCCCATCAAGGGCAGTACCTGCACACCCCGTATGTGGGGTATGCGGTACAACACGACTCTGTGCCCATGACGCCAGTGCCCCCATTCATGGATGGCCTACAGCCCGGCTACAGGCAAGTCCAGCCCTCTTTTGCTCACACTAACAGTGAACAGAAGATGTACCCTGCCGTGACCGTATAG